From the genome of Azospirillum brasilense, one region includes:
- a CDS encoding type III polyketide synthase produces MTHTPRILSLATALPPHRLDQEEALGVARAVFGPRMRDFERLVPVFANTGIETRHAVMPIDWYMEPRGWPERTAAFRDGALALLEEAAGQALARAGLRPQEVDAIVCASTTGIATPSLEALLLERMGFRPDTVRLPLFGLGCAGGVLGLTRAGQIAQAMAGRTVLFLVVELCTLAFRSAEATPTNVVASALFADGAAAAVLRADAEGEGPRLVDGAEHTWPGTQDVMGWRVEDDGLGVIFSQSIPALIRNRLEPVLDGFLERRRLARGDLAGLICHPGGAKVLHALEEVCAPVSAGLDDAWAVLRRCGNMSAASVMFVLERRIASGAHGPHLMTALGPGFTAAMAQVNL; encoded by the coding sequence ATGACCCATACCCCCCGCATCCTCTCGCTCGCCACGGCTCTGCCGCCCCATCGTCTCGACCAGGAGGAGGCCCTCGGCGTCGCACGGGCCGTCTTCGGACCGCGGATGCGCGACTTCGAACGGCTGGTGCCGGTCTTCGCCAACACCGGCATCGAGACGCGCCACGCGGTCATGCCCATCGACTGGTACATGGAGCCACGCGGCTGGCCGGAGCGCACCGCCGCTTTCCGTGACGGCGCCCTGGCCTTGCTGGAAGAGGCGGCGGGGCAGGCGCTGGCCCGCGCCGGTCTGAGGCCGCAGGAGGTGGATGCCATCGTCTGCGCCTCGACGACCGGCATCGCCACGCCCAGCCTGGAGGCGCTGCTGCTGGAACGCATGGGCTTCCGTCCCGATACGGTGCGTCTGCCGCTGTTCGGGCTGGGCTGCGCCGGCGGCGTGCTGGGACTGACCCGCGCCGGCCAGATCGCCCAGGCGATGGCGGGGCGGACGGTGCTGTTCCTGGTGGTGGAACTCTGCACGCTGGCCTTCCGCTCGGCCGAGGCGACCCCGACCAACGTCGTCGCCAGCGCCCTGTTCGCGGATGGCGCAGCGGCGGCGGTGCTGCGTGCCGATGCTGAGGGAGAGGGGCCGCGCCTTGTGGACGGTGCGGAGCACACTTGGCCGGGAACGCAGGACGTGATGGGGTGGCGGGTCGAGGATGACGGTCTCGGCGTGATCTTCAGCCAGAGCATCCCGGCGCTGATCCGCAACCGGCTGGAACCGGTCCTCGACGGCTTCCTGGAGCGGCGGCGGCTGGCCCGCGGCGACCTTGCCGGGTTGATCTGCCACCCCGGCGGCGCCAAGGTGCTGCACGCGCTGGAGGAGGTCTGCGCCCCGGTCTCCGCCGGGCTGGACGACGCTTGGGCGGTGCTGCGCCGCTGCGGCAACATGTCGGCGGCCAGCGTGATGTTCGTGCTGGAGCGGCGCATCGCGTCGGGCGCCCACGGCCCCCACCTGATGACCGCGCTCGGCCCCGGCTTCACCGCTGCGATGGCCCAGGTCAACCTCTAG
- a CDS encoding isoprenylcysteine carboxyl methyltransferase family protein has protein sequence METLPLGWPHVILLLVAAQRLGELVIAQRNTRRLLAAGAQEVGAAHYPLFVGLHAGWLALLFAVVPADAPINGWLLALFVLLQAGRVWVIATLGRFWTTRIVTLPGAPLVRRGPFRWVRHPNYLVVAGELAVLPLVFGAWWIAVLTTLLNVPLTLHRIRVEDGALSGRRALRSAGSTAS, from the coding sequence ATGGAAACGCTGCCGCTGGGCTGGCCCCACGTCATTCTGCTGCTGGTCGCGGCCCAGCGTCTGGGCGAACTCGTCATCGCCCAACGCAACACGCGCCGCCTGCTAGCCGCGGGCGCGCAGGAGGTCGGGGCCGCCCATTACCCGCTGTTCGTCGGGCTGCACGCCGGATGGCTGGCCCTGCTGTTCGCCGTCGTTCCGGCGGACGCGCCGATCAACGGCTGGCTGCTCGCCCTGTTCGTGCTGTTGCAGGCTGGGCGGGTCTGGGTGATCGCCACGCTGGGGCGGTTCTGGACCACCCGCATCGTCACCTTGCCCGGCGCCCCGCTGGTGCGGCGCGGGCCGTTCCGCTGGGTCCGCCACCCCAACTATCTGGTCGTGGCGGGCGAACTGGCCGTGCTGCCCCTGGTCTTCGGGGCATGGTGGATCGCGGTGCTGACCACGCTGCTGAACGTGCCGCTGACCCTGCACCGCATCCGTGTCGAGGACGGCGCGCTGTCCGGACGGCGCGCGCTCAGGTCAGCAGGAAGCACAGCATCGTGA
- a CDS encoding response regulator, whose product MTDAPLAGRSASSGTLTVALLEDDMVLCLCMETLFEDWGMVLVSAPTPDALLDALNGGALPDILVADYHLGRHGKAPESVRAVLEDVGSALPVIITTGDESAATQAEIRAAGWHFLPKPYDPESLRALILTVLGRAD is encoded by the coding sequence CGCCGGCCGATCCGCAAGCTCCGGCACACTGACCGTCGCCCTTCTTGAGGACGACATGGTGCTGTGCCTGTGCATGGAAACCTTGTTCGAGGATTGGGGAATGGTGCTGGTCAGCGCCCCGACGCCAGACGCGCTCCTGGACGCGCTGAATGGCGGGGCGCTCCCCGACATCCTGGTCGCCGATTACCATCTGGGACGTCACGGCAAGGCGCCGGAGTCGGTGCGGGCGGTGCTGGAGGACGTCGGCTCCGCCCTGCCCGTCATCATCACCACCGGCGACGAGTCCGCAGCCACCCAGGCGGAGATCCGCGCCGCGGGCTGGCATTTCCTCCCCAAGCCCTACGATCCCGAATCGCTTCGCGCCCTGATCCTGACCGTTCTCGGGCGGGCGGACTGA
- a CDS encoding Crp/Fnr family transcriptional regulator, which yields MPVDAGLSRLDAITLLSPLSAEERVALARQCRWRRFHAGEQIIDHQGESRDVVLVVHGRVRVLSHSPAGREISFDDIEAGGFLGEMAAIDGLPRSASAMALEEGTLIAFLAPQPFQELVSGHPELAMAVMRRLCRVVRIATDRVMELSTLGANNRVHAELLRLAKRGRVEGATAVIAPIPIHADIASRVSTARETVARVLNDLARDGLVERRADALVVRDLHRLEALVEDVRAGA from the coding sequence GTGCCTGTTGACGCTGGACTGTCCCGGCTGGATGCGATCACGCTGTTGAGCCCACTGTCCGCGGAGGAGCGCGTCGCCCTGGCGCGCCAGTGCCGCTGGCGCCGCTTCCACGCCGGCGAGCAGATCATCGACCACCAGGGAGAATCGCGGGACGTCGTGCTGGTGGTCCACGGGCGCGTGCGGGTGTTGAGCCATTCCCCGGCGGGTCGCGAGATCAGCTTCGACGACATCGAGGCCGGCGGCTTCCTGGGAGAGATGGCGGCCATCGACGGGCTTCCCCGCTCGGCCTCCGCGATGGCTTTGGAGGAGGGAACCCTGATCGCCTTCCTGGCACCCCAACCCTTTCAGGAATTGGTGTCCGGCCACCCGGAACTCGCCATGGCGGTGATGCGGCGGCTGTGCCGGGTCGTCCGCATCGCCACCGACCGGGTGATGGAACTGTCCACGCTGGGGGCCAACAACCGTGTCCACGCCGAGTTGCTGCGGCTCGCCAAACGCGGGCGGGTGGAAGGGGCGACGGCGGTGATCGCTCCGATTCCCATCCACGCCGACATCGCCAGCCGGGTCAGCACCGCACGCGAGACGGTCGCCCGCGTGCTGAACGATCTTGCCCGCGATGGGCTGGTGGAGCGGCGGGCCGACGCGCTGGTCGTGCGCGACCTGCACCGGTTGGAGGCGTTGGTGGAGGATGTCCGGGCCGGCGCGTGA